The Musa acuminata AAA Group cultivar baxijiao chromosome BXJ1-8, Cavendish_Baxijiao_AAA, whole genome shotgun sequence genomic sequence ttcgattagatcgatcgTTAGGGGAAGAAAAATCCACGAGCGTCAAATCGAACTAACTCACAAGATATATCCATTCCATCGTACATGTAAATGATGCTTTGCATACGCGAACGTTTCGATCTGCAGGTATCGTCTGCATGCATCTACCGGTGGTAGGACTTGAGGAAGGCGCCGCAGAAGGTGCAGATGATGGCCCGCCAGGTCTTACGATGAACGGGGACGTAGCAGAACCGCGTGAGGGTCACTATGTCGGCGGCGCTGGCGCACCCACCGCAGCGCGAGCAGATCCCGGCCGCCGGCTTGCTGCTCCTCACCGTCCGCCGCTGGTCCACCAGAAAGCAGAAGAacgccatcttcttcttcttcttcttcttctttgcctcTCCTCCTCTCTCGTGTAGGTGTATGTATCTCTACATATGCATGCTAAATGGTGAGCGAGGAAACGAGAGAGCAGCAAGCAAGAACGAAGAAGAGGGGGTTGGCAGATGGGGAGGGGATGTCGAGACGTATGAGACAGGGCAGGTCGTTTAGGTGGGGAAAGGGGGAGGAAGAACGGCAGGACGATATGCCATCTGCTGCGACTGGTCTGGCagacgaaggaggaggaggaggaggaggaggttggcACGGTGGCAGGCAGCCTTGTCCACCACCGTCTCTTTGGTTTAGGTGGTGAGAAGACCTTATCGCTGATGGCGACCCAAACCAGAAGCCTGTGCAGTTAAAGCTGCTTGAATTCCATTCTCTCCCATACTTCTCTTTGACGTGATTTATTATTGCATGCATACATTGTAATATCCCAATTTAGTTAGTTCTATGTACGAAGTGACTGACTTAACTAAATAGATTTACTATCATTAACTCATGTTTAAACATTTTAGACAGATGATTCAAAAATCTATTAGAAGAACGAGTCAATCATTTCATCAGCACAAATGATATCATACTCATAGACTCCGGTATTGAACATGATTAAGAACTTAAGTAGGAAAAATCTATCAACAAATCCTGGAGAACACGGATTTGGTCACATGTAGTGAAATCTAATATAGATTGCAGCTTCAATATACTAAAGATTAAAACAAAGAATTATGATGAGCAAATTTCTGCTGCATAACACTACCATATAGAGAGGGCATTACATTAATAAACTCACATTAATGTTGAGCAATAACGTGATAAGCTAAATGTGACAGATGATGGATCAACAGAAGCGCCCGACTGAACCACCATTCTTCCTCATGGATTGTGATCATCGGCGTGGAGGCAGAAGATTACAAGAAATTTGGTGCAGCAAATAATGTAATCCTAGCATTCTTCTCCTGCCTGTGGAACCAATTCCCTTTCTTAGACTAGACATGGTCATCACTTGTTTGCTGCACCCTTCACATCCTTTACCATGCGATTAAGGTCCTGAACAACCTCGGTGATGGCTGGCCGAAACTCCGGCTCTTGCTGCGGAATAGAATCTCATGTTAGAATTATAGTTTTCGAATAGAAGACTTGTTGCAGTTTCTAAGCACATAAGATGGGATGCTTATAGCAATCATGTTAGTTCTTGAAGATTTGCTTGAATCAACATGAAATTTTACTGTTTCTAACCCTAATGTGTTCAAACTTGCAGGAAGATGTTTGGTCATCAAGTTATATTGCCATTCAGTGTCTTCAGGAACAGATCAAAAGGTAATATCATTCAACTTAGATACACATACTAAAATAAACTAATTCAATAACAGGGGCAGAAGAAAATTCCATGTTTTAAGAACTTCAATAATGCCAATGAAGAAGAGCTGAATTACCATACTGTCTGGAGAAAGGAAGCACGTCTACTGCTTACAAACAATGACCAAATAGTGTAAGAAAAAAACTTAATTAAGGAGACAAATAGGCAAGAAATGTGCAAAAAAAATACCTGAATGCAACGGCTTATAATATCAGCAAAGCAAGATAATGATTTCACAGGATAACTTCCTGATATTAAAGGATCCACCATTCTTGCTAAGGCATCGATATCATAGAGCTGAGAACTAGCCCACCTCACAAGATGTTGTTCAGCACGAGGGCGAGTACTGCAGGTGGTAAGAAAACAGATTAGAAACAATccctttatgataaaggaatatagGAAAGAGGACGATTGAAGAAAGTCATGCAGCAGGGCAGGACAACCAAGTATTTTACCTGTCATAAGGTTTGCGTCCTGTAAGAAGTTCTAGCATGACTACCCCGAAGCTATAAACATCACTCCTATCAGTATATTGTCCAGAGTCATTGATTTCAGGTGCTTCATAATTGTACAATGCACGCATTCGACCTGACAACTGTTATGAAGATAACATCAAAAGTTAGTCATGCACTAagttatattttttcctttttgggcGGAGTGTGAGGTGTGTGTGGTTTCTGGGTCTTGGGGTGGGAGGGGGGAGAGTTTATATGCATAAGTAACATAAAATACTGCTATGAGGAGCATAAAATAGATTGGATTGTAGTTGAATTTGGCAATGTGGATTTATGGAAGCAGTGATGACTCCACAAATTCACATTAAATTTGAAGCTTATTTCCCTTATAAATGCACTTTCCATGTGAACCTTATATAACCACTTTCTATTATGAGTTTATACGCATAAGCTGATCTTTAAATGTCATCACCCACCATTCCATGCTTTTGGGTTCCATGCTGTCCCTCTTGTTTGACTTACCTAAACTAAACATCAGAACTAACTGGCAGAAGTTCGGCCAAGTTATTGACGCATAAATCTAGCCTTAGGAAATAAGGCCAGGAAATCTGCAATGCATTATTCTTCACAAGACTCTTATTGTTAGATGTCATATGTATCGCATAATAGTCATGTTCTTGACTAAGGCTAAAGTATGCCAAATGGCCTGTTACTAAATCAGACTGCTCTTTTCATAGTTTCAAACTAATTGTTTGCTGAAATATAGTTTTCTTTCGTGCCTAAGATCTAAAAATGAAAGAGTTTTACATGACAATCAGATTTGGTTTCCTATATTCTGCTGAATTAAGCCTTTTCATTTTTAGAGAATGGCTGTCTGCAATACGTAGCTAAATGGAATTACCTGAGTCACAGAGTTGATTGACATTAGAGAAGACAGGCCACATTCAGTAACACATACAGCAAGCTCATCATTAAGGAGAAGATTGGCAGGCTCAAAATTCTGATGCACAAGTGGTAGTTGACAATCCTCATGCAGATACCTAAAACACAACAGGTGAAGTTCTCAGTCCACAGATATGTACTTCTTATACAGCACATTTAAGGACAAAACAGATTCTCCACTTACTCTAAGGCTTTGGCTGCTCCAAGGGCTACCTCAAGGCGGGCACTCCAAGATAACTTTAGGTTGccattgacatcatcttcagcatgaaGAATGTCATGCAAGGTCTTCTTACCAAAGTACTTATAGACAAGTAATCGTTGATCAAACTCCGCGCAATACCCCACAAGCTCAAGAATGTTAGGATGCCTTAGTTCGGACACACTTAATACTAGCTCTAGAAAGTCACCAACTGGTATTCTTGAGTTAACATTGTCAAGCTTCATGACTTCCAAGAGCTGTATGTAAGGCACAGTAGTTACAAAACCCAATAATCCTAAAAAAGGAGTACTACTTGACCTTTTTTTCAGAAAGTGATCAAGTACTCAATTCAAGCATTTGTTAGCAGTAAGTATTAGAGATTTAATGAATTAGATTACAAGAAAATACTAAACATGGGCAACATAGATTTTCCAAAGATCTGGTGTAAAaatctaaaaattgacatatataGGGGTGAATAACTCAACTAGGAAAGCATCAGGACATCAACTTAATACACTAGAAAAACTTAAGAATATTGTTGGAAGGTAATTTTCAATTATATCATAGACTATGATTGTGTTGTCAACACTATCTACTCAAGGTAGCAAAATTGCAGAGACATATTTTTCAGATATTTTATAACTTGGAAGCTGAATAAATATTTGAGCTGATAAAAATGCGAAACAGAATTATCTTTATCTGTTATATACACGTTTTTGACATCATACCTTTCCATCAGGAAGCACTGCAAGATACACTTTGCCTAATCTGCCGTCTCTGATCAGATTTTCTTCACTAAAACTGTTTGTGTATTGTTGTAGTTCTGCAACAGAATAGGATGTCGTAGGAGTTGGTGGAGTGTTCATTATCTCTGGTGAAAGGCCCACAACATTTCCACTGGTGACAATCGGATTTACAATAACTTTTTCCACAGGtggtgggggcataataatgacatcaGTCTCTCTCATATCAATTATGTGTTCTTTCTCCTTTCCAGAGTCCTTCATAACTGGCACAGGAAAAGTAGAAAACAATCCTAATTATATAACTAGAGCAAATAACAAGACCACCGAACAGAATGGAATGTACCTGCCACTGTGATATCAACTCCagattccttctttctttcttcgtgaACCTCTTTTGCAGCTATAAACAGCCATTTTCAAGTTACATAGTGCCAAAGAAAAAAGTTCTATAAAGCCTAAAGTTAGAACATACTAGATGCACAGAACTCTTACCTTCCCTAAATCTGTTGTTTGTCTCTGCAAAATGTTCTTTGCTTTTAGCCTCTTTGAATCCTATTCCTGTCCTTCCTAATTGGCTTTTGAACAATTTATCTTTCTTTGATTTCCTCTCTTGGTACTTTGATAAGCAAATGATTACCATCAACACAATGACGATAACTAAAACCACGACAAGAAAAACATATCCAACAATTTTCATGGTTGACACACTTCGTTTTTTCACTCCGTGGTTACTTTCTTGACTGGATGACCCATCTGAAGAGTTTGTATGTGTGATATAAGGAATAGGAGCTCCTGAATGAGAAAGTAGTGGTGGAGATTGAGGCGTCGCCGGTGATGGTGCAATGGTGGTATTGAATGGGTTTCCATCCTTTCTGTGCACCAATGACATGTTATTAAAACTTTCATTGTGTAGATATCTGTGTCTGTGTGTATGTGTGTCACCTACATGTGCATGTATAGATATCCATAATCAATTCAATACTGAAATTGCGAATACAATTTACAAGAAAGTTTGATCCATACATGGTAAATTAGCCCTTTAGCTGGGCCTATTGTATCACACTTTAGAAGATAATGAATGTGCAAAATGAGATGATTCAATCAGCATGAGAATCTCACTTTAAATTTGGAACATTCAGCAACTTCTCAGGGACAGGTCCAGAAAACAGATTGTTTTCTATGTTCCTGTAAAGCCAAATCAAGAAACATATTTAGAAAGGAAGTCAATGAGAACCAAAAAGAACTTTTTGCATCACAGTTAATTGTTGTTTTGAAGGCATtgcatataaaaataaaactatgACCGCAAATGCATCTCAAAGGCAGCTTTGACAGAATCCCATGTCCTTTTAGCAGGAGGCATAGGCAACAAAGCTTTATACCAGTTCATCCAAGTTGACACCAGcacacaaaaaaaggaaaaatatcttctttaagGAGCAAAGAAATGATTCACAGCATGGCTTGCGGTCAGCAGATCCTCACTGGGGTCAGCCAGCACCAACAGATAAAACCTCAAGAATCTTTCAGCAATGTAATGCAATTGAATAAATTTGCCAGATTCACTCATGATTTGCGAAAAATAATCAGGCTCAGCAAATTTTGGTCAAGTTCATGGTATTCTTGGCCAGCCAAACAATTCAGGGCGACTCCAACTAAGTATTGACTATCAAATTTAAGCAAATGAGAGCTTTCAGACTGATAATTTTATTGGGTGGGATTTGACTTACCCAACAAATCATCTTAATGTACACcgttattttaaatcatgatattgaACAAGTATCAGTCCCTGGTCAGATCAGCAAGGGTCCAGTACATGCTGACATACCAACATGTGATTACACCAATATACCGGTTGGCACCAAGAAGGGGATGAGAAAGataagaggacgaggaggaggtgtCATGGTGGTGGAGTAGCAGAGTAAGAGGAAaaataggaggaggaggaggaagacaacAGAAGAAGAGGAGATGAGGACTAGGAAAGAATTATGGGCAACAACAATGACcaaaaagcagagagagagagagagagaggaccattGAGGCCAGGGAGAATCGGGAGGCAAACAGAGATACTAAAATAGTTACTGTTGTCCAAACTTCTAAAAAAAGAGTCCCAAAAGAGAGAAATCGCATAGGCCAGGTATCAGTTCTTGGTGAGACTGGTAAATACCAATCAGTATGGACCGTTCTGACCGGTTTTTAAAACCATGTTGCACACAACCATATTCACACATATCATGTTACGCACACTAAATCAAGACAATAGGATATGAATTACCTTTTAAAAATTGCTACGTATGATATCTTTGCATCAAGTGGTTGTGCTTGAAACATATACTCAGAAAATGGAGAGAAAGGGTGAAACTGAAATGTCTAGTGTTACATAGCTTCAAGTGGTGAAAAAAAGAACACCCACATGCAAGAGCTATACATAtatagagagaaaagagagaagagagagagggaaTATGAGAGCTTATGAACTATGACTGAACACAAATTATTAATTAAATGAGGTCAGTTTATTTAGATTACACAAGATGAGAGTCCTGTTAAGAAACTTTCGAGCTTTGATTCTAGTAACTCCAACAACACCAACTAAGTCAAAGGATTTTGCATGATCTTTTAGACTTTTCTAAGTCGACATTGAGCCCGATACTGTTTCCACTTTTCATTCTTTATCAAAGTTAATTATATGGATCAAATTGCATGATAAAATTTGAGAAGATGATGAAAAGAAATGTAAGTTAAAGAAATGCAGGGATCTATTTTGAAAATACAAGTCTTTGAGAGGAAGATCTTCCAACACATTAAGGATCCCAGAAAGCTGATTATTCTGTATGTGCCTGCAAAAatagtcatcatcaaaattatatcatgcttaagAAACTTTAGAGAAATTATCAGATATATAAGAAGCTGATACTCACAAGGTAGTCAAAGATGACAAGCTTCCCATTGAAGGTGGCAACTGGCCACTCAAGTTGTTGAAAGAAAGATCCCTAATTTGAAATTTTGGCATGTCAATCATCAAGAATATTAAATGACTAGAAAAAAGCTAAGTGAAAAATGAGTAAAGCAGAAAATCCAACTTACAAATTTATCACACCAGTAAGAGAACTAAAAGCATCCGGCAAATCTCCAGTCAAATGATTGTTATTAACTGACCTGAGAAGTACAAAGATCAATAATGAACAATAACACTATTTAGTGATATAAGATGTAGTTTTTTATTTAAACAAAATAAGCATGGA encodes the following:
- the LOC103993915 gene encoding uncharacterized protein LOC103993915, which produces MAFFCFLVDQRRTVRSSKPAAGICSRCGGCASAADIVTLTRFCYVPVHRKTWRAIICTFCGAFLKSYHR
- the LOC135680655 gene encoding protein STRUBBELIG-RECEPTOR FAMILY 3-like isoform X1 — protein: MLFARMKNMDLKLFSWVGLMVIFGLSCCSAYTNEVDVYAINSFYAALGSPPLPGWVPNGGDPCLENWQGVQCVASNITGIVINGANLGGQLGDGLGNFSSIRTIDLSNNNIGGGIPENLPLTLHTFFLSANQFMGSIPNSLSKLTLLTDMSVNNNHLTGDLPDAFSSLTGVINLDLSFNNLSGQLPPSMGSLSSLTTLHIQNNQLSGILNVLEDLPLKDLNIENNLFSGPVPEKLLNVPNLKKDGNPFNTTIAPSPATPQSPPLLSHSGAPIPYITHTNSSDGSSSQESNHGVKKRSVSTMKIVGYVFLVVVLVIVIVLMVIICLSKYQERKSKKDKLFKSQLGRTGIGFKEAKSKEHFAETNNRFREAAKEVHEERKKESGVDITVAVMKDSGKEKEHIIDMRETDVIIMPPPPVEKVIVNPIVTSGNVVGLSPEIMNTPPTPTTSYSVAELQQYTNSFSEENLIRDGRLGKVYLAVLPDGKLLEVMKLDNVNSRIPVGDFLELVLSVSELRHPNILELVGYCAEFDQRLLVYKYFGKKTLHDILHAEDDVNGNLKLSWSARLEVALGAAKALEYLHEDCQLPLVHQNFEPANLLLNDELAVCVTECGLSSLMSINSVTQLSGRMRALYNYEAPEINDSGQYTDRSDVYSFGVVMLELLTGRKPYDSTRPRAEQHLVRWASSQLYDIDALARMVDPLISGSYPVKSLSCFADIISRCIQQEPEFRPAITEVVQDLNRMVKDVKGAANK
- the LOC135680655 gene encoding protein STRUBBELIG-RECEPTOR FAMILY 3-like isoform X3 → MGPEWRRSLLGELARRSMCCLKYYWNVRVINGANLGGQLGDGLGNFSSIRTIDLSNNNIGGGIPENLPLTLHTFFLSANQFMGSIPNSLSKLTLLTDMSVNNNHLTGDLPDAFSSLTGVINLDLSFNNLSGQLPPSMGSLSSLTTLHIQNNQLSGILNVLEDLPLKDLNIENNLFSGPVPEKLLNVPNLKKDGNPFNTTIAPSPATPQSPPLLSHSGAPIPYITHTNSSDGSSSQESNHGVKKRSVSTMKIVGYVFLVVVLVIVIVLMVIICLSKYQERKSKKDKLFKSQLGRTGIGFKEAKSKEHFAETNNRFREAAKEVHEERKKESGVDITVAVMKDSGKEKEHIIDMRETDVIIMPPPPVEKVIVNPIVTSGNVVGLSPEIMNTPPTPTTSYSVAELQQYTNSFSEENLIRDGRLGKVYLAVLPDGKLLEVMKLDNVNSRIPVGDFLELVLSVSELRHPNILELVGYCAEFDQRLLVYKYFGKKTLHDILHAEDDVNGNLKLSWSARLEVALGAAKALEYLHEDCQLPLVHQNFEPANLLLNDELAVCVTECGLSSLMSINSVTQLSGRMRALYNYEAPEINDSGQYTDRSDVYSFGVVMLELLTGRKPYDSTRPRAEQHLVRWASSQLYDIDALARMVDPLISGSYPVKSLSCFADIISRCIQQEPEFRPAITEVVQDLNRMVKDVKGAANK
- the LOC135680655 gene encoding protein STRUBBELIG-RECEPTOR FAMILY 3-like isoform X2; translation: MLFARMKNMDLKLFSWVGLMVIFGLSCCSAYTNEVDDPCLENWQGVQCVASNITGIVINGANLGGQLGDGLGNFSSIRTIDLSNNNIGGGIPENLPLTLHTFFLSANQFMGSIPNSLSKLTLLTDMSVNNNHLTGDLPDAFSSLTGVINLDLSFNNLSGQLPPSMGSLSSLTTLHIQNNQLSGILNVLEDLPLKDLNIENNLFSGPVPEKLLNVPNLKKDGNPFNTTIAPSPATPQSPPLLSHSGAPIPYITHTNSSDGSSSQESNHGVKKRSVSTMKIVGYVFLVVVLVIVIVLMVIICLSKYQERKSKKDKLFKSQLGRTGIGFKEAKSKEHFAETNNRFREAAKEVHEERKKESGVDITVAVMKDSGKEKEHIIDMRETDVIIMPPPPVEKVIVNPIVTSGNVVGLSPEIMNTPPTPTTSYSVAELQQYTNSFSEENLIRDGRLGKVYLAVLPDGKLLEVMKLDNVNSRIPVGDFLELVLSVSELRHPNILELVGYCAEFDQRLLVYKYFGKKTLHDILHAEDDVNGNLKLSWSARLEVALGAAKALEYLHEDCQLPLVHQNFEPANLLLNDELAVCVTECGLSSLMSINSVTQLSGRMRALYNYEAPEINDSGQYTDRSDVYSFGVVMLELLTGRKPYDSTRPRAEQHLVRWASSQLYDIDALARMVDPLISGSYPVKSLSCFADIISRCIQQEPEFRPAITEVVQDLNRMVKDVKGAANK
- the LOC135680655 gene encoding protein STRUBBELIG-RECEPTOR FAMILY 3-like isoform X4, which produces MCCLKYYWNVRVINGANLGGQLGDGLGNFSSIRTIDLSNNNIGGGIPENLPLTLHTFFLSANQFMGSIPNSLSKLTLLTDMSVNNNHLTGDLPDAFSSLTGVINLDLSFNNLSGQLPPSMGSLSSLTTLHIQNNQLSGILNVLEDLPLKDLNIENNLFSGPVPEKLLNVPNLKKDGNPFNTTIAPSPATPQSPPLLSHSGAPIPYITHTNSSDGSSSQESNHGVKKRSVSTMKIVGYVFLVVVLVIVIVLMVIICLSKYQERKSKKDKLFKSQLGRTGIGFKEAKSKEHFAETNNRFREAAKEVHEERKKESGVDITVAVMKDSGKEKEHIIDMRETDVIIMPPPPVEKVIVNPIVTSGNVVGLSPEIMNTPPTPTTSYSVAELQQYTNSFSEENLIRDGRLGKVYLAVLPDGKLLEVMKLDNVNSRIPVGDFLELVLSVSELRHPNILELVGYCAEFDQRLLVYKYFGKKTLHDILHAEDDVNGNLKLSWSARLEVALGAAKALEYLHEDCQLPLVHQNFEPANLLLNDELAVCVTECGLSSLMSINSVTQLSGRMRALYNYEAPEINDSGQYTDRSDVYSFGVVMLELLTGRKPYDSTRPRAEQHLVRWASSQLYDIDALARMVDPLISGSYPVKSLSCFADIISRCIQQEPEFRPAITEVVQDLNRMVKDVKGAANK